A DNA window from Naumovozyma dairenensis CBS 421 chromosome 7, complete genome contains the following coding sequences:
- the ASK10 gene encoding Ask10p (similar to Saccharomyces cerevisiae ASK10 (YGR097W) and YPR115W; ancestral locus Anc_3.438): MSNLNIESDNTNTRNEGQYKNTEDVFSNNMSSSSQYQYPAVSQQQQPFSDPSSTATSISYSMSDMISPQQFGVKETVLPKTNPKSPYYISVPIPQALLSPNDPNAKYKSSDDLEDDQYVKEYPTSIMADRFHKWKKILKGLINYLREVAYAQEQFARINLQLRSSVKFPFLTDIQEGSNKLIDPLTTTKPIKRQQPLTLAEKKKQEEMALYNGSPAPPTQTRSMSAIIDESSMTLNDYQAIKPEEYDDTSATSGFMKFGSGSIQDTQVILKKYHLSLANQQFKISKEITTTLLPKLEELRKDLRIKIQEIKEIHGDFKTNINQHIKLTTQLLNKYMTSIKVMSSISSNHSHHEYQPKHDPYLLKLQLDLQLKRQLSEENYLKDAYINLQTSGMQLEKIIYSKIQHTLQRYSALIDSEARLMIKNLCQELQQGLLSRPPAFEWDHFVAHHPLCLMNWKSNDPVPTPRKISEIIYPNMKSPLAKCIRAGYFLKNDHKSYFILTSNYIHEFKSSNFFNPSLNNSSTTLPLSKNSSDSQSTIQLDQQNQNESLSSSQRHVRHHSTEVYIPGQKKLHHTNSNGLLPLNSISLNDCQVTEATDNHFTIVGKLSENTTTQSSSTTLSGQSLAKPKAANALSKSTQSSSTSLAPHHKYRLPNLLKSTVKSKKDSKVNLNNSSHSMVPLANATQGSSNKQETVTWVFKPVSKDLTEEELNHFKKWIQDLKNLTKQKTIKDRSKFIEDRLMKAHNRSKSKIIQYQQSEQQKFSHQQQQQQQQQQQQQASINDYNTNKPQYIQIQNTPAADMSGFRSKLNTPAIDDNGNLITLNERRYVPSIAMVPSPTISPSGSSQSSNTYSYNLHNQQQMQQQTEQLQKQQQQQQQQQQQQQKYGGMAQNSRPGSAPGSGASTPNPSVMLHQRQISLNNVVMNQTQNITRPLNSPDSYNSESSNGGYFALPVRGQQVGNYSLMNNNNNQSQASTPDNQPVQQQYYVNPLSRTSSRGTPASSRHPSQYQVSLNMQQVIPKVKLNNEEMRNISNPNGLVEDPNVMMATVTPSSQSQVQNSLVNNADQSFDTQPDFPHRTLKKFTSTGSVPQIVHTDSSPNLSSPSNWGINNGSLPTTTASSSAAASMYQRSNHSAQNLTTPTSNSANPTGTMQRIHPVRKHKKNVSFSSLNSLMFSKKAPNISSQFMGSGGIQEDDGDSDSIKLTRSIYS; encoded by the coding sequence ATGtctaatttgaatattgaaTCAGATAATACCAATACCAGAAATGAAGGGCAATACAAAAACACAGAAGATgtattttctaataatatgtcatcatcatcacaaTATCAGTACCCTGCTGTGAgccaacaacaacaaccgTTTTCAGATCCTTCTTCAACAGCAACATCTATCTCATATTCAATGTCTGATATGATCTCACCACAACAATTTGGCGTCAAGGAAACAGTTCTACCGAAGACTAATCCTAAATCTCCTTATTATATAAGTGTCCCAATTCCTCAAGCTTTGCTGTCACCTAATGATCCAAATGCGAAATATAAAAGTAGCGACGATTTAGAGGATGATCAATACGTTAAAGAATATCCAACCTCCATTATGGCTGATAGATTTCAcaaatggaagaaaatattaaaaggTTTAATCAATTACTTAAGAGAAGTAGCTTATGCTCAAGAACAATTTGCTAGAATTAATTTACAATTGAGAAGTTCTGTGAAATTCCCATTCTTGACAGATATTCAAGAAGGTTCCAATAAATTGATCGATCCATTAACGACAACTAAACCGATTAAAAGACAACAACCATTAACTTTAGcagaaaaaaagaaacaagaagaaatggCTCTATATAACGGATCACCTGCTCCTCCTACACAAACTAGATCAATGAGTGCAATAATTGATGAAAGCTCAATGACCTTAAATGATTATCAGGCAATTAAACCCGAAGAATATGACGATACATCAGCTACTTCAGGATTTATGAAGTTTGGATCCGGTTCTATTCAAGATACCCAagttattttgaaaaaatacCATCTTTCATTAGCTAACCAACAATTTAAAATCtcaaaagaaattacaaCAACTTTACTTCctaaattagaagaacTTCGTAAGGATCTACGTATTAAGattcaagaaatcaaagaGATCCATGGTGAttttaaaacaaatattaatCAACACATTAAATTAACAACTCAATTACtgaataaatatatgaCTTCAATAAAAGTAATGAGctcaatatcatcaaatcATAGCCATCATGAATATCAACCAAAACACGATCCATATCTTTTAAAGTTACAATTAGATTTGCAATTAAAACGTCAATTATCCGAAGAAAATTACTTAAAAGATGCATATATTAATTTACAAACGTCTGGTATGcaattagaaaaaattatatattctaaaaTTCAACATACATTGCAAAGATATTCTGCATTAATTGATTCCGAAGCTCGTTTAATGATTAAAAACCTTTGCCAAGAATTACAACAAGGTTTATTATCAAGACCACCTGCATTTGAATGGGATCATTTTGTGGCTCACCATCCATTATgtttaatgaattggaagTCAAATGACCCTGTGCCAACACCAAGGAAAATATCTGAAATCATATATCCAAATATGAAATCACCATTGGCAAAATGTATAAGAGCTGGTtactttttgaaaaatgatcaTAAAAGTTATTTCATTCTAACATCAAACTATATTCatgaattcaaatcaagtaatttttttaaccCGTCTTTAAATAACTCATCAACGACACTTCCCTTATCTAAGAACTCATCAGATTCACAATCAACCATCCAATTGGACCAACAAAATCAGAATGAATCATTATCGTCTTCACAACGTCACGTACGCCATCATTCCACGGAAGTATACATACCTGGCCAAAAGAAATTACATCATACCAATTCAAACGGATTACTCCCACTTAATAGTATTTCATTGAACGATTGTCAAGTAACAGAGGCTACAGATAATCATTTTACAATTGTTGGTAAATTATCTGAGAATACCACAACTCAATCAAGTTCGACAACCCTTTCAGGTCAATCCTTAGCGAAACCCAAAGCTGCAAACGctttatcaaaatcaacaCAATCTTCTTCCACTTCACTTGCTCCTCATCATAAATATCGTCTTCcaaatcttttgaaaagtaCAGTTAAATCAAAAAAGGATTCTAAAgttaatttgaataattctTCCCATTCGATGGTTCCATTAGCAAATGCTACCCAAGGTTCATCCAATAAGCAAGAGACTGTTACATGGGTCTTTAAACCTGTCTCTAAAGATTTGACTGAAGAAGAGTTAAACCATTTTAAGAAATGGATccaagatttgaaaaatctgaCGAAACAAAAGACTATTAAGGATAGAagtaaatttattgaagatcGTTTGATGAAAGCTCATAATCGATCCAAGAGtaaaatcattcaatatcaacaatCCGAACAACAGAAATTTTctcatcaacaacaacagcaacagcaacagcagcagcagcaacaggCATCAATAAATGATTATAATACAAACAAACCACAATatatacaaatacaaaacACGCCAGCAGCTGATATGAGCGGATTTAGATCAAAATTGAATACACCAGctattgatgataatggtaatttGATCACTTTGAACGAAAGAAGATATGTTCCATCTATCGCAATGGTTCCATCACCAACTATATCTCCATCCGGTAGTTCCCAATCTTCAAACACTTACTCATATAATCTTCACAACCAACAGCAAATGCAACAGCAAACCGAACAGCTGCAaaaacagcaacaacaacaacaacaacaacaacaacaacaacaaaaatatgGCGGGATGGCGCAAAATTCGAGACCAGGTTCTGCTCCTGGTTCTGGGGCATCTACACCTAATCCTTCGGTTATGCTTCATCAAAGACAgatatctttaaataatgtaGTTATGAATCAGACTCAAAATATTACACGTCCGTTAAATTCACCTGATAGTTATAATTCAGAAAGTAGTAACGGTGGTTACTTTGCTCTTCCTGTTAGAGGCCAACAAGTTGGTAACTATTCTCttatgaataataataataatcaatcaCAAGCCTCTACGCCAGACAACCAACCAgttcaacaacaatattacGTAAATCCATTATCCCGTACTTCAAGTCGTGGAACCCCTGCATCCTCTAGACATCCCTCTCAATATCAAGTGTCTCTTAATATGCAACAAGTGATTCCTAAAGtcaaattaaataatgaagaaatgagaaatatttcaaacCCGAATGGCCTAGTGGAGGACCCTAATGTCATGATGGCAACTGTCACCCCTTCGTCACAATCGCAAGTGCAAAATTCATTAGTAAATAATGCAGATCAAAGTTTTGACACACAACCTGATTTTCCCCATCGCACACTAAAAAAATTCACAAGTACAGGCAGTGTTCCACAAATAGTTCATACTGACAGTAGTCCTAATTTAAGTTCACCATCTAATTGGGgtattaataatggtaGTCTACCCACAACAacagcatcatcatcagcagCAGCAAGTATGTACCAAAGAAGTAATCATAGTGCACAAAATCTTACCACGCCAACATCTAATAGTGCAAACCCAACTGGCACTATGCAAAGAATACACCCTGTAAGAAAACACAAGAAAAATGTCTCATTTAGTTCATTGAATAGTCTAATGTTTTCCAAGAAAGCTCCAAATATATCTTCACAATTCATGGGCAGTGGTGGAATCCAAGAAGATGATGGCGATTCTGATTCAATAAAGTTGACCAGATCAATCTATTCATGA
- the NDAI0G01220 gene encoding flavin reductase family protein (ancestral locus Anc_3.439) translates to MFRNITRSQSTFTTTQLRFKDIMSRISHSVMIITSAVPDTETSSSYHGLTISSMTSLSLNPYPRIQFNLQIPSFTSDALHLYKYFAIHVLKPNEYSINLAKQFSKGSSIRHSNGFERTRPFVGLKEHVDFEKYPLINDKSEKLNIPILSGCERILICKNDHVFEVGDHEIWIGKVEDILDDSVKTDAKNHNNTEQDTKNHTKDDGTEGSLLYYNRRFHIIGGHLA, encoded by the coding sequence ATGTTTCGAAATATAACAAGATCTCAGAGCACGTTTACGACGACCCAGCTTCGGTTCAAAGACATCATGTCCAGGATTTCGCATTCagtgatgataataacatCAGCAGTCCCTGATACTGAAACTTCAAGTTCATACCATGGATTAACCATATCATCGATGACTTCGTTGAGTTTAAACCCATATCCTCGAATCCAATTCAATTTACAAATACCTTCGTTCACGTCTGATGCATTACatctatataaatattttgctATTCATGTCTTGAAACCGAATGAATATTCAATCAACTTAGCGAAACAATTCAGTAAGGGTTCTTCTATCCGTCATTCCAATGgatttgaaagaacaagaCCATTTGTGGGGTTGAAAGAACATGTCGATTTTGAGAAGTATCCCTTAATAAACGATAAGAGtgagaaattgaatattcCTATTCTTTCTGGTTGTGAACGTATATTAATTTGTAAGAACGATCATGTTTTTGAAGTTGGTGATCATGAAATTTGGATTGGGAAAGTAGAGGATATATTGGATGATTCAGTTAAAACTGATGCGAAAAACCATAATAATACTGAACAAGATACAAAGAACCATACGAAGGATGATGGAACGGAAGGtagtttattatattataacCGTCGGTTTCATATCATAGGTGGTCATCTTGCATAA
- the ESP1 gene encoding separase (similar to Saccharomyces cerevisiae ESP1 (YGR098C); ancestral locus Anc_3.441) — protein MSKTEDPLNEISRNGSSQAKINSFLTNSGKTNNRNHTSKPVHIYDLKQGKENWPIVISHDIEKNYNLITEFLKESNVQRHRIDQIHDIFTFMYSELVKSHLLRQLQTLSKQHLMLIVKLMNANELEYSQKEIFLLYNATNLIKIEDWEGILLADFNCNNRHYLSTLKILSLQLLLKKKLYVTYHETIIELFSHDDRYLLQDPKLKIHTIIKLVLNMFSVLPNYKILFGLKFLQYIKQFNLSFETYLKNMVQTTFEKQLLNYSVKSFHSCKYFLNSFYLKYSKYNTQLNKIMLRSLIPNVDNIVSNGLFLTELKRNSDFNISCCCFTHDQMNEFVTNVEKFINNKESIQNSAWLTTMNSIWKLVKNENFEKNKRILTIFDKLLNALNSNIIAYKNCENELIPLIETLIQFCNDIQESRRISNIINVLFNCSVVLKNYKFLEMAAKLEILKYLASDNQPDQWKMIATKFEKFISSTSNHEHKLALFSYIFNVYVLTDKFNLPMILDFCQTLFLRCFSRLKLTHFIQFKHCSELMLVIVYSNSSILTIPYQDWSILSQMLFFCINGNFELTPLDINNNSNKNQYLYHYEVLIKSAYILNIDMKRHSTNNLLLLTRSFIDKWILRLELSQYKERKDDISSFEVNFVKTLFQYLNFNNFHLLIIELASAIKNIPEYYPSLIMQTEKWLLESYIDLQFNNRIMDLTNNLVQLVQLDLQNAKLDKLLPFLKMKSSLFAWENNPTAFERLFIKELPTLRPDIFDTTNKSKLSSSQYVEVLLFNINVLNDASKLHMFQHDIASSVIENKKALKFATALIKKSDKLSQSSRLSLIKSLSTSFINLIEIFVQIGLAKDSDFYTKELSKVISELGEPSAVYACLRYLHTYYKLTEQESHATVTLQKANKTFDYINGEQDIQSLCMFLFDNNECNKIDQSLKLFFGDQIKETFLPQYWKLQMGEQIEEITCLKKFRAAHLINKLNNIYQHALKSLQEDPFFKGLFESILVIPGISQPNMIKKKAPTYKQLHLFHDNDGKNDPLTPVKRKLSLSIYDSPRSSNMTPKGKHMKQKFDKVAAIKNLKIIKEAIENLELQSLRHHELQKVSSLFSLSLTMLSSINDNLTLDKDFIRALTLADLPKRLPLYYDKILSTVNDGMYRTGNLLPFNPQSMLTSKVELLNDLDPLSFRSNSFTFNIITIDVCSITGNLLLSKIDPVTKKLNHLSIPLNRGNARDLDTLYLSFKDASMELQNIIEESNRSTSFEVTNLIKTKEQRKEWWDLRHELDGRLQTLLQNIEYSWFNGFKGIFDTTKINESAFKDFKEKFYEILHQNLPSRKQLGNPYMFLQIEDWILQAMLKLDPLDKQFLSQMEDLIYCILDILLFHGEENAYDEIDFSLLHIQLEEQIRRYQSKSLHTSNEIDHTFLIVSNSCHSFPWESLSFMKDLSITRVPSLQWLSSTLQKWNKDLFGGILVNERISMILNPYGDLNRTEERFRELFKNIATNRPSSKLLINEKPDENQFLDMLSNSNLFIYVGHGGGEQYIRAREIKKQDNVAPAFLLGCSSASMKYFGKLEPTGTVHSYLLGGSPMVVGNLWDVTDKDIDKFSQEVFEKVGFVEMNRSNSKPMNVARAVNESRDICHLKYLNGAAPVVFGLPLLFYLE, from the coding sequence ATGTCCAAAACTGAAGATcctttgaatgaaattagTCGAAATGGTTCGTCACAAGCCAAGATTAACAGCTTCCTGACCAACTCTggaaaaacaaataatagGAACCATACATCAAAACCAGTTCATATTTACGATTTAAAGCAAGGGAAGGAGAATTGGCCAATTGTAATATCtcatgatattgaaaaaaactACAATTTAATAACAGAATTTTTAAAGGAATCGAATGTGCAACGACATCGAATAGATCAAATACATGACATATTCACTTTCATGTATAGTGAATTGGTAAAATCACATCTTTTAAGACAGTTGCAGACTTTGAGTAAGCAGCATTTGATGCTTATCGTGAAGCTCATGAATGctaatgaattggaatactctcaaaaggaaatatttttattatacaATGCTACAAATCTCAtcaaaattgaagattGGGAAGGTATATTACTGGCAGATTTTAATTGCAATAATAGACATTATTTATCAacattaaagattttatcATTGCAACTCCtcttaaaaaaaaaattatatgtGACATACCATGAAACAATAATAGAGCTGTTTTCTCATGATGACCGATATCTTTTGCAAGAtccaaaattgaaaatacaCACAATCATTAAATTAGTATTGAATATGTTTTCTGTACTTCCAAATTATAAGATCCTTTTCGGACTAAAGTTTTTGCAATACATAAAGCAATTCAATCTATCATTTGAAACTTACCTTAAAAATATGGTTCAAACGACTTTCGAGAAACAATTACTGAACTACTCTGTGAAGAGTTTCCAttcatgtaaatatttcCTTAATTCCTTCTAtctaaaatattcaaaatataatactcaattgaacaaaataatgttAAGATCATTGATACCGAATGTTGATAATATAGTATCCAATGGTTTGTTTCTCACAGAATTGAAGCGAAATTCtgattttaatatatcatgttgttgtttcaCTCATGACcaaatgaatgaatttgTTACAAATGTTGAGAAATTCATAAATAATAAGGAATCCATTCAAAACTCAGCTTGGTTAACTACAATGAACTCTATTTGGAAACTagtgaaaaatgaaaattttgaaaaaaataaacgaATATTAACTATTTTTGACAAACTTTTGAATGCTCTGAATAGTAATATAATTGCATATAAAAACTgtgaaaatgaattgataCCGTTAATCGAAACTTTAATCCAATTTTGCAACGACATTCAAGAATCAAGGAGAATctcaaatataataaatgtcttatttaattgttctgtcgttttgaaaaattacaagttCCTAGAAATGGCAGCCAAATTAGAAATTTTGAAGTATTTGGCTTCTGACAACCAACCAGATCAATGGAAGATGATAGCCACCAAATTCGAAAAGTTTATATCAAGTACCTCGAATCATGAACATAAGCTAGCATTGTTTTCTTACATATTTAATGTCTATGTTCTTACTGATAAGTTCAACCTTCCAATGATTCTTGATTTTTGTCAAACACTTTTTCTTCGTTGTTTCTCTCGATTGAAATTAACtcattttattcaatttaaaCATTGCTCGGAACTTATGCTAGTCATAGTATATAGTAACTCCTCGATCCTTACCATACCGTATCAAGATTGGTCCATTCTTTCACAAATGTTGTTTTTCTGTATAAACGGTAACTTTGAATTAACTCCGTTAGATATCAATAACAATTCGAATAAAAACCAATACCTTTATCATTATGAAGTTTTAATCAAATCGGCATATATCCTTAATATCGATATGAAAAGACATTCCACAAATAATCTCCTTCTCTTAACGAGATCATTTATCGATAAATGGATATTGAGACTTGAGTTGAGTCAATACAAAGAAAGGAAAGACGATATATCCTCATTTGAGGTCAATTTTGTCAAAACTTTGTTTCAGtatttaaatttcaataatttccatttattaattattgaGTTAGCATCTgcaataaaaaatataccgGAATATTATCCCTCTCTAATCATGCAAACCGAAAAATGGTTATTAGAATCTTATATTGATTTACAATTCAACAATAGGATAATGGACCTGACTAACAATCTCGTGCAATTAGTACAACtagatttacaaaatgcCAAACTCGATAAGCTGTTACCatttttaaagatgaaatcaAGTTTGTTTGCATGGGAAAACAATCCAACTGcatttgaaagattatttatAAAGGAGCTACCAACATTAAGACCTGATATCTTCGATACTACTAATAAGTCcaaattatcatcttcacaATATGTTGAagtgttattattcaatatcaatgTGCTTAACGATGCGTCAAAACTACATATGTTTCAACATGATATCGCCTCTTCAGTTATCGAGAATAAGAAAGCTTTGAAATTCGCCACTGCATTGATTAAAAAATCGGATAAGTTATCTCAATCCTCAagattatcattaattaaatcattgTCAACGAGCtttattaatttaattgaaatcTTTGTTCAAATAGGTTTAGCTAAGGATTCTGATTTCTACACCaaagaattatcaaaagTGATCTCCGAATTAGGTGAGCCATCAGCTGTTTACGCTTGTCTACGATACTTACACACATATTATAAACTAACAGAACAAGAGTCACATGCAACAGTTACTTTACAGAAAGCTAACAAGACATTTGATTACATTAATGGTGAACAAGATATACAAAGCTTATGCATGTTTCTTTtcgataataatgaatgtAATAAGATTGACCAATCTTTAAAGCTATTTTTTGGTGATCAAATAAAAGAGACATTCTTACCACAATACTGGAAATTGCAAATGGGAGAACAAATAGAAGAAATCACATGTCTAAAAAAATTCAGAGCAGCACATCTTATCAACAAGTTAAACAATATTTATCAACATGCTTTAAAGAGCTTGCAAGAAGATCCATTCTTCAAGGGACTTTTTGAATCGATACTGGTCATCCCTGGGATATCACAACCAAATATGATTAAGAAAAAAGCACCCACATATAAGCAGCTGCATTTATTTCATGATAATGATGGGAAAAATGATCCCTTAACCCCGGTGAAAAGGAAGCTCTCTTTAAGTATATATGATTCACCGCGTTCTTCCAATATGACTCCAAAGGGTAAGCatatgaaacaaaaatttgaCAAAGTAGCTGCAATTAAAAATCTTAAAATAATCAAAGAAGCGATCGAGAATTTAGAATTACAATCTCTAAGGCATCATGAGCTCCAGAAGGTATCGTCATTATTTTCCTTGAGCTTGACGATGTTATCCAGtataaatgataatttgaCTCTGGACAAAGATTTTATCAGGGCACTTACTTTAGCAGATTTGCCCAAAAGGTTGCCTTTATATTATGATAAGATTTTGTCAACGGTAAATGACGGAATGTATCGCACCGGGAATTTGCTACCATTTAATCCTCAATCAATGTTGACGAGTAAAgtagaattattaaacGATCTCGACCCTTTGAGTTTCCGTTCTAATTCCTTTACgtttaatattattaccatcGATGTATGCTCAATCACTGGGAATTTATTACTCTCGAAAATCGATCCTGTTAcgaaaaaattgaatcatttaaGCATCCCATTGAATAGAGGTAATGCAAGGGATTTGGATACGTTGTATTTAAGCTTCAAAGATGCTAGTATGGAATTGCAAAACATTATAGAAGAAAGTAACAGAAGCACATCATTTGAAGTCACAAATTTGATCAAGACAAAAGAGCAAAGGAAAGAATGGTGGGACTTACGTCATGAACTTGATGGTAGATTACAAacattattacaaaatattgaatattcatGGTTTAATGGATTCAAGGGAATTTTCGATACAACAAAGATTAATGAGAGTGCTTTCAAAGActttaaagaaaagtttTACGAGATTTTGCATCAAAATCTGCCTAGTCGGAAACAATTAGGGAACCCATACATGTTTTTACAAATCGAGGATTGGATTTTGCAAGCAATGTTGAAATTGGACCCCCTGGACAAACAGTTCTTATCACAAATGGAagatttgatttattgtATACTTGATATTCTTCTCTTCCATGGTGAAGAAAACGCATATGATGAGATCGATTTCAGTCTTCTTCATATACaattagaagaacaaaTCAGAAGATATCAATCAAAATCGTTACACACTTCAAATGAAATAGACCATACTTTCCTAATCGTAAGTAACTCCTGTCATTCATTCCCATGGGAAAGTTTATCTTTTATGAAGGATCTCTCAATCACAAGGGTGCCATCTCTACAATGGTTAAGTTCAACATTACAAAAATGGAATAAGGATTTATTTGGAGGAATCTTGGTCAATGAAAGAATATCGATGATTCTTAATCCATATGGCGATTTAAACCGAACAGAAGAACGATTCCGGGAGttgttcaaaaatataGCGACCAACCGTCCAAGctccaaattattaatcAATGAAAAACCAGACGAGAATCAATTTTTAGATATGTTGTCGAACAgtaatttattcatttatgTGGGTCATGGCGGTGGTGAACAATATATACGTGCCAGAGAAATTAAGAAACAGGACAATGTAGCACCGGCTTTCCTACTAGGATGTTCATCAGCGTCgatgaaatattttggtaAGTTAGAACCTACTGGAACGGTTCATTCGTACTTACTAGGTGGGAGCCCTATGGTTGTTGGGAATTTGTGGGACGTCACagataaagatattgataaatttagTCAAGAAGTGTTTGAGAAAGTTGGGTTTGTGGAAATGAACCGAAGCAATTCAAAACCAATGAATGTTGCAAGAGCAGTTAATGAATCGAGAGATATCTGtcatttgaaatatcttAATGGAGCAGCTCCTGTTGTTTTTGGACTACCGTTACTATTTTATTTAGAATAA
- the TPC1 gene encoding thiamine transporter TPC1 (similar to Saccharomyces cerevisiae TPC1 (YGR096W); ancestral locus Anc_3.435) — protein MARDLNHRTVHVDHLRKGEDVLVSNSLIAGSLSGLIARSVIAPLDTLKIRLQIVPLEQQQKQASKITSVARYQSRSLMMIKQMIQKEGIRSFWKGNVPGSAMYIVYGGVQFGSYSLYNNILGSKMSWNAQLNGLFIGALAGMSSSFCSYPFDVLRTRFVANRTLQSSNINLKIQEIWTHEGVQGFFRGCSWSMFTISLSASILFGCYETLKVYGESHDNKFILGSASSISGVLSKVVVFPLDTIRRRIQLRSAASLQDVVNSEHMVETYKKYHGMGFIQMGNYILRQEGLASLYRGVTMALCKSVPSTIVSLWSYEAVLRLLPSSNN, from the coding sequence ATGGCGAGAGATTTAAATCATAGAACGGTGCATGTCGACCATTTGAGAAAGGGAGAAGATGTATTAGTTTCAAATAGTCTCATTGCGGGCAGTCTTTCTGGCCTTATAGCTCGGAGTGTGATAGCTCCCTTAGACACGTTAAAGATTCGGTTACAAATAGTACCCttagaacaacaacagaagCAAGCatcaaaaattacaagCGTAGCACGATATCAATCACGGtcattgatgatgatcaaACAAATGATCCAAAAGGAAGGTATAAGATCCTTCTGGAAAGGCAATGTTCCTGGATCTGCCATGTATATTGTTTACGGTGGCGTTCAATTTGgatcatattcattatataataatattttgggCTCGAAGATGTCCTGGAATGCTCAATTAAATGGGTTATTTATTGGTGCACTTGCCGGAATGTCAAGTTCATTTTGTTCCTATCCATTCGATGTATTAAGGACGAGATTCGTTGCTAATAGAACTTTACAATCATCTaatataaatttgaagatcCAAGAAATTTGGACGCATGAAGGTGTTCAGGGATTTTTTCGTGGTTGCAGTTGGTCAATGTTTACTATTTCTCTTTCTGCAtctattttatttggtTGTTATGAGACTCTAAAAGTGTACGGAGAATCTCACGATAACAAATTTATTCTAGGAAGTGCAAGTTCCATCAGCGGTGTCTTATCCAAGGTGGTTGTATTCCCCTTGGATACGATACGTAGAAGGATCCAATTACGAAGTGCTGCATCATTACAAGATGTCGTCAATAGTGAACATATGGTGGAGACGTACAAGAAATATCATGGAATGGGGTTCATTCAGATGGGAAATTATATACTGAGACAAGAAGGACTTGCATCATTATATAGAGGCGTCACTATGGCTCTTTGTAAGAGTGTCCCGTCAACTATTGTAAGTTTGTGGAGTTATGAGGCAGTTTTGAGACTGTTACCATCATCAAATAACTAA